From Zingiber officinale cultivar Zhangliang chromosome 5B, Zo_v1.1, whole genome shotgun sequence, the proteins below share one genomic window:
- the LOC121985816 gene encoding PTI1-like tyrosine-protein kinase At3g15890 isoform X4, producing MGHGRVESWRWRKEILMSEDLVPLSIPSCLIIAGSVAEIVGAAAGGCALLVIVVGLLFFCIFYWGRTEANRSSETGSSDPSNLVECRRDRRSFVDYSLANEHHVARRFTLEELEEATKNFSQSNLVGTGSFGLVYKGLLLDGTIVAIKRHAHVPRLAFVEEVKNLSKIRHRNLVTLIGYCQEGGLQMLVYEYLPNGSITQHLYYNEHHSLTNLEFKQRLTVAIGAAKGLTHLHSLAPPLVHKNFKTSNILVDENFIAKVADAGILKLLQGSQEVQHQGSKNAFQDPVARELGRFSEASDVYSFGVFLLELISGIDIERCISPDSYNILAHWVEAHVSSNDLIDRRLGNGFTSQGMKELIALTLQCLNPSGQSRPWMSSIVTVLDRILETEMTLTTIMGDGTAIVTLGSQLFT from the exons ATGGGCCATGGCAGGGTGGAATCTTGGCGGTGGCGAAAAGAAATCCTGATGTCGGAAGACCTTGTACCCCTCTCCATCCCCTCGTGTCTGATAATCGCAG GTTCAGTTGCAGAAATAGTTGGAGCTGCTGCAGGTGGCTGTGCATTGTTGGTTATTGTTGTTGGGCTTTTGTTCTTCTGCATATTTTACTGGGGGAGGACCGAGGCGAATAGAAGTTCTGAGACTGGTTCTTCAGACCCATCTAATCTTG TGGAATGTAGGAGAGATAGGAGATCATTTGTCGATTACAGTCTTGCAAATGAGCATCATGTTGCTAGGCGATTCACACTAGAAGAGTTGGAAGAAGCTACTAAGAACTTTAGTCAAAGCAATCTTGTTGGCACTGGTAGCTTCGGTTTAGTATACAAGGGTCTGCTTCTTGATGGTACAATTGTAGCAATTAAGAGGCATGCACATGTTCCAAGGCTGGCATTTGTTGAAGAG gttaaaaatttatcaaaaatcaGACACCGCAATCTAGTTACTCTTATCGGTTATTGCCAGGAAGGTGGTTTGCAAATGTTAGTTTATGAGTATTTGCCAAATGGAAGCATCACTCAGCACTTATATT ATAATGAACACCATTCACTAACAAATCTTGAATTTAAACAAAGGCTCACAGTGGCTATTGGAGCTGCCAAAG GATTAACCCATCTGCACAGTCTTGCACCTCCTTTGGTACATAAAAACTTCAAAACAAGCAACATCTTGGTTGACGAGAATTTCATTGCGAAGGTAGCTGATGCAGGCATTCTCAAATTACTACAAGGAAGTCAGGAAGTTCAACATCAGGGAAGTAAAAATGCCTTCCAAGATCCTGT TGCCAGAGAGTTGGGAAGATTTTCTGAAGCCAGTGATGTTTATAGCTTTGGAGTATTCCTTCTAGAGCTCATAAGCGGAATTGACATTGAACGGTGCATCTCTCCAGATTCATACAATATTTTAGCTCATTGG GTGGAAGCTCATGTTAGTTCAAATGATCTCATCGATCGTCGGCTCGGTAATGGTTTTACCTCCCAAGGTATGAAAGAGCTAATTGCACTAACTCTTCAGTGTTTGAATCCATCCGGTCAAAGCCGCCCGTGGATGAGCTCAATTGTCACCGTGCTCGATAGGATTCTAGAGACTGAGATGACATTGACAACAATCATGGGCGATGGCACTGCCATTGTTACCCTCGGTAGCCAGTTATTTACATGA
- the LOC121985819 gene encoding uncharacterized protein LOC121985819: MTMSFLRSFPGVQLPQVLRLLEQDVETVLNVLQPGPLGILEHKFSVAEVQEAKATVRRAIENWRRNSSLVKVASTQHSSEGTPSHSG; this comes from the exons ATGACTATGTCTTTTCTCAGGTCCTTCCCGGGCGTACAGTTGCCGCAAGTTCTCAG GCTATTGGAGCAAGATGTGGAGACTGTCCTCAACGTACTGCAGCCAGGACCTTTAGGAATCCTTGAGCACAAGTTCTCGGTGGCAGAGGTGCAAGAAGCGAAGGCCACTGTTAGAAGAGCAATTGAGAACTGGCGAAGGAATTCGTCCCTCGTAAAAGTTGCTTCTACTCAGCATAGCTCAGAAGGTACACCTTCACACAGCGGATAA
- the LOC121985816 gene encoding probable serine/threonine-protein kinase PBL23 isoform X1, whose amino-acid sequence MASWKALSCPTALPSGLSYELGRPHRARRARCMPRTQAPQRVVVSWTPADLHVQSFEQGVRVLPTTRFLREQGGASYRMSVNHEGLLHLEPRGPRPPTSHHGPWQGGILAVAKRNPDVGRPCTPLHPLVSDNRRYRLLVKPDWRSRTFFVTLIPASNHLPWPCISLLPPRRQIQYVLAPLGLRWILKYCFKQYYKHMASRSVLLTQLSLIKTPFTHSSCGLLASPLLHLVHQSFGRIHPFFFSLSCGYCTSGSVAEIVGAAAGGCALLVIVVGLLFFCIFYWGRTEANRSSETGSSDPSNLVECRRDRRSFVDYSLANEHHVARRFTLEELEEATKNFSQSNLVGTGSFGLVYKGLLLDGTIVAIKRHAHVPRLAFVEEVKNLSKIRHRNLVTLIGYCQEGGLQMLVYEYLPNGSITQHLYYNEHHSLTNLEFKQRLTVAIGAAKGLTHLHSLAPPLVHKNFKTSNILVDENFIAKVADAGILKLLQGSQEVQHQGSKNAFQDPVARELGRFSEASDVYSFGVFLLELISGIDIERCISPDSYNILAHWVEAHVSSNDLIDRRLGNGFTSQGMKELIALTLQCLNPSGQSRPWMSSIVTVLDRILETEMTLTTIMGDGTAIVTLGSQLFT is encoded by the exons ATGGCTAGCTGGAAGGCGTTGTCATGCCCCACCGCTCTCCCTTCCGGTCTCAGCTATGAGCTGGGTAGGCCACATAGAGCCAGGCGAGCGAGATGCATGCCACGCACACAGGCCCCGCAGAGGGTTGTCGTGTCATGGACACCGGCAGACCTTCACGTCCAGTCATTTGAACAAGGCGTCCGAGTTTTGCCCACGACCAGGTTTCTCCGGGAGCAGGGCGGGGCCTCGTACCGTATGAGTGTCAATCACGAGGGGCTGCTCCATTTGGAACCTCGAGGGCCTCGTCCTCCAACAAGCCACCATGGGCCATGGCAGGGTGGAATCTTGGCGGTGGCGAAAAGAAATCCTGATGTCGGAAGACCTTGTACCCCTCTCCATCCCCTCGTGTCTGATAATCGCAGGTACCGCCTGCTGGTAAAACCCGACTGGAGATCTCGTACATTTTTTGTAACGCTCATACCTGCCTCAAATCACCTACCCTGGCCATGCATTTCCCTCCTTCCTCCTCGTAGACAAATACAATATGTACTTGCTCCTCTCGGATTGAGATGGATTCTGAAGTACTGCTTTAAACAATACTACAAACACATGGCGAGCAGATCTGTGCTGCTCACCCAACTATCTTTGATTAAGACCCCATTCACCCATTCGTCATGTGGTTTATTAGCCTCCCCCCTCCTGCATCTTGTTCACCAATCCTTTGGTCGTATTCATCCCTTCTTCTTTTCGCTCTCTTGTGGATACTGCACGTCAG GTTCAGTTGCAGAAATAGTTGGAGCTGCTGCAGGTGGCTGTGCATTGTTGGTTATTGTTGTTGGGCTTTTGTTCTTCTGCATATTTTACTGGGGGAGGACCGAGGCGAATAGAAGTTCTGAGACTGGTTCTTCAGACCCATCTAATCTTG TGGAATGTAGGAGAGATAGGAGATCATTTGTCGATTACAGTCTTGCAAATGAGCATCATGTTGCTAGGCGATTCACACTAGAAGAGTTGGAAGAAGCTACTAAGAACTTTAGTCAAAGCAATCTTGTTGGCACTGGTAGCTTCGGTTTAGTATACAAGGGTCTGCTTCTTGATGGTACAATTGTAGCAATTAAGAGGCATGCACATGTTCCAAGGCTGGCATTTGTTGAAGAG gttaaaaatttatcaaaaatcaGACACCGCAATCTAGTTACTCTTATCGGTTATTGCCAGGAAGGTGGTTTGCAAATGTTAGTTTATGAGTATTTGCCAAATGGAAGCATCACTCAGCACTTATATT ATAATGAACACCATTCACTAACAAATCTTGAATTTAAACAAAGGCTCACAGTGGCTATTGGAGCTGCCAAAG GATTAACCCATCTGCACAGTCTTGCACCTCCTTTGGTACATAAAAACTTCAAAACAAGCAACATCTTGGTTGACGAGAATTTCATTGCGAAGGTAGCTGATGCAGGCATTCTCAAATTACTACAAGGAAGTCAGGAAGTTCAACATCAGGGAAGTAAAAATGCCTTCCAAGATCCTGT TGCCAGAGAGTTGGGAAGATTTTCTGAAGCCAGTGATGTTTATAGCTTTGGAGTATTCCTTCTAGAGCTCATAAGCGGAATTGACATTGAACGGTGCATCTCTCCAGATTCATACAATATTTTAGCTCATTGG GTGGAAGCTCATGTTAGTTCAAATGATCTCATCGATCGTCGGCTCGGTAATGGTTTTACCTCCCAAGGTATGAAAGAGCTAATTGCACTAACTCTTCAGTGTTTGAATCCATCCGGTCAAAGCCGCCCGTGGATGAGCTCAATTGTCACCGTGCTCGATAGGATTCTAGAGACTGAGATGACATTGACAACAATCATGGGCGATGGCACTGCCATTGTTACCCTCGGTAGCCAGTTATTTACATGA
- the LOC121985816 gene encoding PTI1-like tyrosine-protein kinase At3g15890 isoform X2: protein MASWKALSCPTALPSGLSYELGRPHRARRARCMPRTQAPQRVVVSWTPADLHVQSFEQGVRVLPTTRFLREQGGASYRMSVNHEGLLHLEPRGPRPPTSHHGPWQGGILAVAKRNPDVGRPCTPLHPLVSDNRRYRLLMPGSVAEIVGAAAGGCALLVIVVGLLFFCIFYWGRTEANRSSETGSSDPSNLVECRRDRRSFVDYSLANEHHVARRFTLEELEEATKNFSQSNLVGTGSFGLVYKGLLLDGTIVAIKRHAHVPRLAFVEEVKNLSKIRHRNLVTLIGYCQEGGLQMLVYEYLPNGSITQHLYYNEHHSLTNLEFKQRLTVAIGAAKGLTHLHSLAPPLVHKNFKTSNILVDENFIAKVADAGILKLLQGSQEVQHQGSKNAFQDPVARELGRFSEASDVYSFGVFLLELISGIDIERCISPDSYNILAHWVEAHVSSNDLIDRRLGNGFTSQGMKELIALTLQCLNPSGQSRPWMSSIVTVLDRILETEMTLTTIMGDGTAIVTLGSQLFT, encoded by the exons ATGGCTAGCTGGAAGGCGTTGTCATGCCCCACCGCTCTCCCTTCCGGTCTCAGCTATGAGCTGGGTAGGCCACATAGAGCCAGGCGAGCGAGATGCATGCCACGCACACAGGCCCCGCAGAGGGTTGTCGTGTCATGGACACCGGCAGACCTTCACGTCCAGTCATTTGAACAAGGCGTCCGAGTTTTGCCCACGACCAGGTTTCTCCGGGAGCAGGGCGGGGCCTCGTACCGTATGAGTGTCAATCACGAGGGGCTGCTCCATTTGGAACCTCGAGGGCCTCGTCCTCCAACAAGCCACCATGGGCCATGGCAGGGTGGAATCTTGGCGGTGGCGAAAAGAAATCCTGATGTCGGAAGACCTTGTACCCCTCTCCATCCCCTCGTGTCTGATAATCGCAGGTACCGCCTGCTG ATGCCAGGTTCAGTTGCAGAAATAGTTGGAGCTGCTGCAGGTGGCTGTGCATTGTTGGTTATTGTTGTTGGGCTTTTGTTCTTCTGCATATTTTACTGGGGGAGGACCGAGGCGAATAGAAGTTCTGAGACTGGTTCTTCAGACCCATCTAATCTTG TGGAATGTAGGAGAGATAGGAGATCATTTGTCGATTACAGTCTTGCAAATGAGCATCATGTTGCTAGGCGATTCACACTAGAAGAGTTGGAAGAAGCTACTAAGAACTTTAGTCAAAGCAATCTTGTTGGCACTGGTAGCTTCGGTTTAGTATACAAGGGTCTGCTTCTTGATGGTACAATTGTAGCAATTAAGAGGCATGCACATGTTCCAAGGCTGGCATTTGTTGAAGAG gttaaaaatttatcaaaaatcaGACACCGCAATCTAGTTACTCTTATCGGTTATTGCCAGGAAGGTGGTTTGCAAATGTTAGTTTATGAGTATTTGCCAAATGGAAGCATCACTCAGCACTTATATT ATAATGAACACCATTCACTAACAAATCTTGAATTTAAACAAAGGCTCACAGTGGCTATTGGAGCTGCCAAAG GATTAACCCATCTGCACAGTCTTGCACCTCCTTTGGTACATAAAAACTTCAAAACAAGCAACATCTTGGTTGACGAGAATTTCATTGCGAAGGTAGCTGATGCAGGCATTCTCAAATTACTACAAGGAAGTCAGGAAGTTCAACATCAGGGAAGTAAAAATGCCTTCCAAGATCCTGT TGCCAGAGAGTTGGGAAGATTTTCTGAAGCCAGTGATGTTTATAGCTTTGGAGTATTCCTTCTAGAGCTCATAAGCGGAATTGACATTGAACGGTGCATCTCTCCAGATTCATACAATATTTTAGCTCATTGG GTGGAAGCTCATGTTAGTTCAAATGATCTCATCGATCGTCGGCTCGGTAATGGTTTTACCTCCCAAGGTATGAAAGAGCTAATTGCACTAACTCTTCAGTGTTTGAATCCATCCGGTCAAAGCCGCCCGTGGATGAGCTCAATTGTCACCGTGCTCGATAGGATTCTAGAGACTGAGATGACATTGACAACAATCATGGGCGATGGCACTGCCATTGTTACCCTCGGTAGCCAGTTATTTACATGA
- the LOC121985816 gene encoding probable serine/threonine-protein kinase At1g01540 isoform X5, with protein sequence MPGSVAEIVGAAAGGCALLVIVVGLLFFCIFYWGRTEANRSSETGSSDPSNLVECRRDRRSFVDYSLANEHHVARRFTLEELEEATKNFSQSNLVGTGSFGLVYKGLLLDGTIVAIKRHAHVPRLAFVEEVKNLSKIRHRNLVTLIGYCQEGGLQMLVYEYLPNGSITQHLYYNEHHSLTNLEFKQRLTVAIGAAKGLTHLHSLAPPLVHKNFKTSNILVDENFIAKVADAGILKLLQGSQEVQHQGSKNAFQDPVARELGRFSEASDVYSFGVFLLELISGIDIERCISPDSYNILAHWVEAHVSSNDLIDRRLGNGFTSQGMKELIALTLQCLNPSGQSRPWMSSIVTVLDRILETEMTLTTIMGDGTAIVTLGSQLFT encoded by the exons ATGCCAGGTTCAGTTGCAGAAATAGTTGGAGCTGCTGCAGGTGGCTGTGCATTGTTGGTTATTGTTGTTGGGCTTTTGTTCTTCTGCATATTTTACTGGGGGAGGACCGAGGCGAATAGAAGTTCTGAGACTGGTTCTTCAGACCCATCTAATCTTG TGGAATGTAGGAGAGATAGGAGATCATTTGTCGATTACAGTCTTGCAAATGAGCATCATGTTGCTAGGCGATTCACACTAGAAGAGTTGGAAGAAGCTACTAAGAACTTTAGTCAAAGCAATCTTGTTGGCACTGGTAGCTTCGGTTTAGTATACAAGGGTCTGCTTCTTGATGGTACAATTGTAGCAATTAAGAGGCATGCACATGTTCCAAGGCTGGCATTTGTTGAAGAG gttaaaaatttatcaaaaatcaGACACCGCAATCTAGTTACTCTTATCGGTTATTGCCAGGAAGGTGGTTTGCAAATGTTAGTTTATGAGTATTTGCCAAATGGAAGCATCACTCAGCACTTATATT ATAATGAACACCATTCACTAACAAATCTTGAATTTAAACAAAGGCTCACAGTGGCTATTGGAGCTGCCAAAG GATTAACCCATCTGCACAGTCTTGCACCTCCTTTGGTACATAAAAACTTCAAAACAAGCAACATCTTGGTTGACGAGAATTTCATTGCGAAGGTAGCTGATGCAGGCATTCTCAAATTACTACAAGGAAGTCAGGAAGTTCAACATCAGGGAAGTAAAAATGCCTTCCAAGATCCTGT TGCCAGAGAGTTGGGAAGATTTTCTGAAGCCAGTGATGTTTATAGCTTTGGAGTATTCCTTCTAGAGCTCATAAGCGGAATTGACATTGAACGGTGCATCTCTCCAGATTCATACAATATTTTAGCTCATTGG GTGGAAGCTCATGTTAGTTCAAATGATCTCATCGATCGTCGGCTCGGTAATGGTTTTACCTCCCAAGGTATGAAAGAGCTAATTGCACTAACTCTTCAGTGTTTGAATCCATCCGGTCAAAGCCGCCCGTGGATGAGCTCAATTGTCACCGTGCTCGATAGGATTCTAGAGACTGAGATGACATTGACAACAATCATGGGCGATGGCACTGCCATTGTTACCCTCGGTAGCCAGTTATTTACATGA
- the LOC121985817 gene encoding putative glutaredoxin-C14 translates to MDRVLRLSSQKAVVIFSVSSCCMCHTVKRLFMELGVDAAVHELDQDPKGRDMERALAKMLDRTPTVPAVFIGGNLVGSTDKVMSLHLGGKLVPLLRDAGALWL, encoded by the coding sequence ATGGACAGAGTGCTGCGACTGTCATCGCAGAAGGCGGTGGTGATCTTCAGCGTCAGCTCCTGCTGCATGTGCCACACGGTGAAGCGGCTGTTCATGGAGCTGGGGGTGGACGCGGCGGTCCACGAGCTGGACCAGGACCCCAAGGGCAGGGACATGGAGCGCGCACTCGCCAAGATGCTCGACCGCACCCCGACGGTGCCGGCCGTCTTCATCGGCGGCAACCTCGTCGGGTCCACGGACAAGGTCATGTCCCTCCACCTCGGCGGCAAACTCGTGCCGCTACTGCGCGACGCCGGCGCGCTCTGGCTCTGA
- the LOC121985816 gene encoding LRR receptor kinase SERK2-like isoform X3 — protein MASWKALSCPTALPSGLSYELGRPHRARRARCMPRTQAPQRVVVSWTPADLHVQSFEQGVRVLPTTRFLREQGGASYRMSVNHEGLLHLEPRGPRPPTSHHGPWQGGILAVAKRNPDVGRPCTPLHPLVSDNRRYRLLVKPDWRSRTFFVTLIPASNHLPWPCISLLPPRRQIQYVLAPLGLRWILKYCFKQYYKHMASRSVLLTQLSLIKTPFTHSSCGLLASPLLHLVHQSFGRIHPFFFSLSCGYCTSGSVAEIVGAAAGGCALLVIVVGLLFFCIFYWGRTEANRSSETGSSDPSNLVECRRDRRSFVDYSLANEHHVARRFTLEELEEATKNFSQSNLVGTGSFGLVYKGLLLDGTIVAIKRHAHVPRLAFVEEVKNLSKIRHRNLVTLIGYCQEGGLQMLVYEYLPNGSITQHLYYNEHHSLTNLEFKQRLTVAIGAAKGLTHLHSLAPPLVHKNFKTSNILVDENFIAKVADAGILKLLQGSQEVQHQGSKNAFQDPV, from the exons ATGGCTAGCTGGAAGGCGTTGTCATGCCCCACCGCTCTCCCTTCCGGTCTCAGCTATGAGCTGGGTAGGCCACATAGAGCCAGGCGAGCGAGATGCATGCCACGCACACAGGCCCCGCAGAGGGTTGTCGTGTCATGGACACCGGCAGACCTTCACGTCCAGTCATTTGAACAAGGCGTCCGAGTTTTGCCCACGACCAGGTTTCTCCGGGAGCAGGGCGGGGCCTCGTACCGTATGAGTGTCAATCACGAGGGGCTGCTCCATTTGGAACCTCGAGGGCCTCGTCCTCCAACAAGCCACCATGGGCCATGGCAGGGTGGAATCTTGGCGGTGGCGAAAAGAAATCCTGATGTCGGAAGACCTTGTACCCCTCTCCATCCCCTCGTGTCTGATAATCGCAGGTACCGCCTGCTGGTAAAACCCGACTGGAGATCTCGTACATTTTTTGTAACGCTCATACCTGCCTCAAATCACCTACCCTGGCCATGCATTTCCCTCCTTCCTCCTCGTAGACAAATACAATATGTACTTGCTCCTCTCGGATTGAGATGGATTCTGAAGTACTGCTTTAAACAATACTACAAACACATGGCGAGCAGATCTGTGCTGCTCACCCAACTATCTTTGATTAAGACCCCATTCACCCATTCGTCATGTGGTTTATTAGCCTCCCCCCTCCTGCATCTTGTTCACCAATCCTTTGGTCGTATTCATCCCTTCTTCTTTTCGCTCTCTTGTGGATACTGCACGTCAG GTTCAGTTGCAGAAATAGTTGGAGCTGCTGCAGGTGGCTGTGCATTGTTGGTTATTGTTGTTGGGCTTTTGTTCTTCTGCATATTTTACTGGGGGAGGACCGAGGCGAATAGAAGTTCTGAGACTGGTTCTTCAGACCCATCTAATCTTG TGGAATGTAGGAGAGATAGGAGATCATTTGTCGATTACAGTCTTGCAAATGAGCATCATGTTGCTAGGCGATTCACACTAGAAGAGTTGGAAGAAGCTACTAAGAACTTTAGTCAAAGCAATCTTGTTGGCACTGGTAGCTTCGGTTTAGTATACAAGGGTCTGCTTCTTGATGGTACAATTGTAGCAATTAAGAGGCATGCACATGTTCCAAGGCTGGCATTTGTTGAAGAG gttaaaaatttatcaaaaatcaGACACCGCAATCTAGTTACTCTTATCGGTTATTGCCAGGAAGGTGGTTTGCAAATGTTAGTTTATGAGTATTTGCCAAATGGAAGCATCACTCAGCACTTATATT ATAATGAACACCATTCACTAACAAATCTTGAATTTAAACAAAGGCTCACAGTGGCTATTGGAGCTGCCAAAG GATTAACCCATCTGCACAGTCTTGCACCTCCTTTGGTACATAAAAACTTCAAAACAAGCAACATCTTGGTTGACGAGAATTTCATTGCGAAGGTAGCTGATGCAGGCATTCTCAAATTACTACAAGGAAGTCAGGAAGTTCAACATCAGGGAAGTAAAAATGCCTTCCAAGATCCTGT GTAA